From Spodoptera frugiperda isolate SF20-4 chromosome 27, AGI-APGP_CSIRO_Sfru_2.0, whole genome shotgun sequence, a single genomic window includes:
- the LOC118263427 gene encoding 2-oxo-4-hydroxy-4-carboxy-5-ureidoimidazoline decarboxylase-like, with the protein MASVTLPISISEVNSLSDEQFEAVFANVIELWPNAAKEVKRKRPFQNVPALCEAFQTYLEDITLEDKLTILKLHPDLAGRLAARGELTAESAGEQRAAGLEGLTPEQKKIMDESNQRYKAKFDFPFIICARENKVQSIIEGLQRRYSNNKEQEITTGINEVKKICKLRILDIVKN; encoded by the exons atGGCTTCTGTAACGTTACCAATAAGTATTTCTGAAGTAAATTCTTTGAGTGATGAACAGTTTGAGGCGGTGTTTGCTAATGTTATTGAGTTGTGGCCTAATGCAGCTAAAGAGGTGAAAAGGAAGAGGCCGTTCCAGAATGTTCCAGCTCTTTGTGAAGCATTCCAAACATATCTGGAAGATATTACGTTGGAAG ATAAGCTGACAATATTGAAGCTGCACCCTGACCTAGCTGGCCGATTGGCAGCGCGAGGTGAGCTGACGGCAGAGTCTGCTGGAGAACAGAGAGCAGCTGGCCTGGAAGGACTCACGCCCGAACAGAAGAAAATTATGGATGAGAGTAACCAACG aTACAAAGCTAAGTTCGACTTTCCTTTTATCATTTGCGCGAGAGAAAATAAAGTACAGTCAATAATTGAAGGGCTACAACGTCGGTACAGCAATAATAAGGAGCAAGAAATCACAACTGGTATCAATGAAGTGAAGAAAATATGTAAGCTTCGAATACTCGACATTGTAAAGAACTGA